The genomic interval gtaatactacacacacacacacatagtattgtaatactacacacacagagtattgtaatactacacacacacacacacacagtattgtagtactacacacacacacacacacacacagagtattgtagtactacacacacacacacagagtattgtagtactacacacacacacacacacacacacagagtattgtagtactacacacacacacacacagagtattgtagtactacacacacaaacaggaagtggtttctGTTGTTGGTGAACCAATAGGAAGGATACAAGTTGGTGATGTCATAAGGTCCTCTGAGCTCCAGAGGCTGAGGACACATTATTGATTATTAGACATTGATCACACAGCTCTACTGATTACacatcattattgattattagaCATTGATCACACAGCTCTACTGATCACacatcattattgattattagaCATTGATCACACAGCTCTACTGATCACacatcattattgattattagaCATTGATCACACAGCTCTACTGATTACacatcattattgattattagaCATTGATCACACAGCTCTACTGATTACacatcattattgattattagaCATTGATCACACAGCTCTACTGATTACacatcattattgattattagaCATTGATCACACAGCTCTATTATTAGACATTGATCACAcagctgattattattattagacacatcattattgattattagaCATTGATCACACAGCTCGACTGATCACTGACCTTCTCGGCTGCACTGGACAGGATCACATtctgaaagacagagacagtttCAGGCTCCGCCTCCTCTGACATCATCATTACATCACTGAATGTGTCATAACACAGCTGGTCACCTACCTTCCCCTTACAGCTCTCCATCAGAGAGACGGCGTTGGCGATGGTGTAGCGCCTCCTGGTGGAGTCTCTGAGGGCTGCAGAGTACGACACCTCGAAGACCACGCCCCTTTCCACGGCCTGAACACACACGCAGtattacacacgcacacacacacatatatatatatatatacgtatatatatatatatgtgtatatatatatatatatgtatatatatgtgtgtgtgtgtgtgtatgttatatttaataatatcaATCTGACCCCGTTGACTGGCGCTCTCTTGAAGAAGAATGGAAGTTTCTCCGTCACCGAGATACAGATGATGTCAACATCATATAGCATACAGGccgcctgcacacacacacacacacacacacacacacacacacacacacacacacacacacacacactgtatttacatgtagaagtattcagattctttacttcagtaaacagagtatttttactgcagtatcagcataaatataaaatactcTTAGTATTCAAtttgaaatactacattattattacatgtaGTGCTACCGTGTGTACTGTTAATAACTAGTCATAAAAACGTGTTGTACTTTATGTGTAGTACCTGAATGTAGTGCAGTATAAAGTAGTACAACATAGAAATACTCGAGTGTCCTTGAATCTCACATGAAAGAGTTTCTCTGTCGTCGGCTGGACGGCGAGGAGGTCGAAGTGACGATACTCTGCAGCGTTTGgcctctgaacacacacacacacacacacacacacacacacacacacacacacacacacacacacacacacacacacacacacacacacacacacacacacacacacacacacacacacacacatatatataaaaaatcaataaacagaTGATGATCAGCACATAGATGATACCGTtgggcttttattctgaagatATCAGTGTATTGATCGGTTGGCTGGGAGAAGTAAATATCTACATCCTGAgagacttcaaaataaaagcaacactCACAAAGTGACTGGAGTCTGACATCACAACCGTCAGTCTGTTCAGCACTCTGATTGGACGAGACCGACCCTgacggagacagagacaggtgttAACCAACCACATCACAGACAGtcaccatcacatcatcaccaccatcaccatcacatcatcatcatcatcatcatcatcaccaccatcatcatcaccatcaccatcatcaccaccaccatcaccaccatcatcatcatcatcatcatcatcatcatcgtaccatcatcatcatcaccatcaccagcTCATCATCAGATCATTGATCGGTGTCGGGGTTGGAATCTCCTGCAAAcgggaaataaaacattgttcCATAATGAAGTCGGTCATGACTCTTCTCTCCAGATTAGTTTAATAGTTTTGATGATAAACTAAGAATgttttaatgattaaataaacaGGCTGGAGTTCTCTGTgtgtccctgaacgcaccacacaGGTGATACTCACCTGTTTCTTTTTGGCCGTCGGTTCAAACACGTAGTTGATGGCGACTGTTGAGAAACCGACTGcaggaagaaaacacacaacctcaccatcttcatcttcatcagtgAACATGCTGCTGACCCTTCAGTGACGTTCAGGTTCCTCTGATTTAAACTGTTTGTTGGGTCATTCACGCGGCCGAATGTTCCACTTTATCTGATTAGTCTGaatgatgtgttcaataatattatatttcatctcCACTGTGACCAATAACCAGATAAACGTTAAACACAGGGCTCCAACATGGagacaacatatatatatataaatatttatatatataaatatatatataaacatatataaatggaaatacaacatatatatatataattaaacacAGGGCTCCAACATGGAgaccacatatatatatgaatatacatgtatatttatatatataaatatacatatatatttatatatataaatatatatttatataaatatatatatataatatatatatatatataacgacatttatatatatttcagcaCTATATTTAACAGGGTAAATGTTAAACACAGGGCtccaacatatatatatatatctttctatatatttatatatatatataaatatgttatatttaacaGGTAAATGTTGTATAGTTTCTGAACGCAGTCCAGTAGGagactttatattattatgattattattattattattattattatatatatatatatataacgcaGTCCTCTAGGagactttatattattatgattattattattatatatatatatatataacgcaGTCCTCTAGGagactttatattattattattattattattattatatatatatatctaggagattattattattattatgatattatattattatatatatatatctaggagactttatattattatgattattattatatatatatatatataacgcaGTCCTCTAGGagactttatattattatgattattattattatatatatatatatataacgcaGTCCTCTAGGagactttatattattatgattattattattatgattattattatatatatatatatctaggagactttatattattattattatgattattattattattatatatatatatatataacgcaGTCCTCTAGGagactttatattattattattattattattattatatatatatatatatataacgcatagatttatattattatgattattaggagactttattattattattatatatatatatatataattattaggagactttattattatatatatatatatatataacgcaGTCCACCAGGagactttatattattattattattattagactttatatattattattatatatattatatatataacgCAGTCCACCAGGAGACTTAAACACGTGGATCTCCCCCCGCTCCGGACCGGGCCCCGGTGCTCGCTGTCTCTGTGGCCGCTCAGCAGGCTCCAGAGCCCGGCCGCAGAGAGCGTGTTCCCCGCAGAGACTCACGGTGCGCGGCGGTCTGGATCAGGCTCCTCATGCTGCTGCTCTCCGCAGAGAACAGAACGTTCAGGTCCATAAACACCGCCATGCTGCCGAGCCACGGCCGCACGGCCTGCTGGGACATGTAGTGCTCATCTGTGGGAGATGTAGTGCTCATCTCTGGGAGATGTAGTCCTCATCTGCGGGAGATGTAGTCCTCATCTATGGGAGATGTAGTCCTCATCTAGGGGAGATGTAGTCCTCATCTCTGGGAGATGTAGTCCTCATCTCTGGGAGATGTAGTCCTCATCTGTGGGAGATGTAGTCCTCATCTGGGGAGATGTAGTCCTCCTCATCTGGGGGAGATGTAGTCCTCATCTCTGGGAGATGTAGTCCTCATCTGTGGGACATGTAGTCCTCATCTGGGGGAGATGTAGTCCTCATCTGGGGGAGATGTAGTCCTCATCTGCGGGAGATGTAGTCCTCATCTCTGGGAGATGTAGTCCTCATCTAGTCCTCATCTGGGAGATGTAGTCCTCATCTGGGGGAGATGTAGTCCTCATCTGTGGGAGTTGTAGTTTTCACATGTGGGAGATGTAGTCCTCagatgtacatatatacatattatgtatatatatattatatatatatatatatatatatatttttatatatattatatattatatatatataatactaataataatatatattattttatataatatatattatacatatataatatatatattatatatatatatatatatatatatatatatatatatatatatatattatatatataaatataatcattGTCTGATCAGATAATCTCATGTGTTtcattctttgtttgtttctcttcttcgCTTGTTTCCTGCAGGGGGCAGAAATACGTCTGCTGCAaataaacagagaagaagaagaagaagaagcagcagcagaagaagaagaagaggtcaAAGGTTGCACGCGGAGAAGAGAAGCGGTCGCAGGTAACGACACAaacacttataataataatgtgtttaatatataataatatatataataataatgtgtttaatatataataatatatataatatataatgtgtttaatatataataatatatataatatataatgtgtttaatatataataatatatataatatataatgtgtttaatatataataatgtatttaatatataatgtgtttaatatataataatatatataatatataatgtgtttaatatataataatatatataatatataatgtgtttaatatataataatatatataatatataatgtgtttaatatataataatatatataatatataatgtgtttaatatataataatatatataatatataatgtgtttaatatataataatatatataatatataatatatatatttaatatataataatgtatttaatatataatgtgtttaatatataataataatgtatatatatatgtataaatatataatgtatttaatatataataatatatataataatgtatttaatatataatgtgtttaatatataataatgtatataatatataatgtgtttaatatataataatgtatttaatatatataacaatgtgtttaatatataatgtatttaatatataataatgtatttaatatatataataatgtataatatatataatatataataatgtatttaatatatataataatgtatataatatataatgtgtttaatatatataataatgtatttaatatatataataatgtataatatatataataatgtatataatatataataatgtatttaatatatataataatgtatataatatataatgtgtttaatatatataataatgtatttaatatatataataatgtatataatatataataatgtataatatataataatgtatataatatataataatgtatataatatataataatgtatttaatatatataataatgtataatatatataataatgtataatatatataataatgtataatttatataataatgcatttaatatatataataatgtataatatatataataatgtatttaatatatataataatgtatataatatataataatgtgtttaatatataatgtatataatatataataatgtatttaatatatataataatgtataatatatataataatgtataatatatataataatgtataatttatataataatgcatttaatatatataataatgcatttaatatatataataatgtataatatatataataatgtgtttaatatatataataatgcatttaatatatataataatgtataatatatataataatgtataatatatataataatgtatttaatatatataataatgtataatatatataataatgtatttaatatatataataatgtataatatatataataatgtatttaatatatataataatgtataatatatataataatgtaatatatataataatgtataatatatataataatgtataatatatataataatgtatttaatatatataataatgtataatataataatgcatttaatatatataataatgtataatatatataataatgtatttaatatatctggtctggtgtctctctgaGGTCCAGACTCAGTCATTGTTTAACATAAACATATTCCTCCAGTAGCTCAGTGACCTCAcagaataaatgtattcatattgaAATAGATCATGTGATGAAAGGACGAGGGTTCAGATGTTTATGTCACAATATCAGAATAAAATATCAAGAACTAGAGTCACGTCTGAAGTAACAGATATTTAAAGGGatctgtgctaagctaggctaacagttcccTCCTGCTCccagtctctgtgctaagctaggctaacagttccccctgctccagtctctgtgctaagctaggctaacagttccccctgctccagtctctgtgctaagctaggctaacagttccccctgctcccagtctctgtgctaagctaggctaacagttcccctgctcccagtctctgtgctaagctaggctaacagttccccctgtctctgtgctaagctagTCCCCCTCTCccagtctctgtgctaagctaggctaacagttccccctgctcccagtctctgtgctaagctaggctaacagttccccctgctccagtctctgtgctaagctaggctaacagttccccctgctccagtctctgtgctaagctaggctaacagttccccctgctcccagtctctgtgctaagctaggctaacagttccccctgctccagtctctgtgctaagctaggctaacagttccccctgctcccagtctctgtgctaagctaggctaacagttccccctgctcccagtctctgtgctaagctaggctaacagttccccctgctcccagtctctgtgctaagctaggctaacagttccccctgctcccagtctctgtgctaagctaggctaacagttccccctgctcccagtctctgtgctaagctaggctaacagttccccctgctcccagtctctgtgctaagctaggctaacagttcccTCCTGCTCccagtctctgtgctaagctaggctaacagttccccctgctcccagtctctgtgctaagctaggctaacagttccccctgctcccagtctctgtgctaagctaggctaacagttccccctgctcccagtctctgtgctaagctaggctaacagttccccctgctccagtctctgtgctaagctaggctaacagttccccctgctcccagtctctgtgctaagctaggctaacagttccccctgctccagtctctgtgctaagctaggctaacagttccccctgctcccagtctctgtgctaagctaggctaacagttccccctgctcccagtctctgtgctaagctaggctaacagttccccctgctcccagtctctgtgctaagctaggctaacagttgcCCACTGCTCCCAGTCCTTATGATAAGCTAGGCTAGGTTTCCCACTGTATCCTGTCTtcgtgctaagctaggctaacagttgcCCACTGTATCCTGTCTtcgtgctaagctaggctaacagtttcccaCTGTATCCTGTCTTCGTGCTAAGCTAGGCTTCACACCGGTTCAGTGACAGCCATGTTGAGACCTCTGAAGATCGCCCGTCTGTCAACTCGCTGCTGCTCAAACTTTGTCTCCAGGATGAGGTTCAgtaactgactgactgactgactgattgattgattgattgactgactgattgattgattgactgattgattgattgacagactgattgattgacagactgattgattgattgacagactgattgattgacagactgattgattgattgactgactgactgactgattggttgattgattgactgactgattgattgattgacagactgattgattgacagactgattgattgattgactgactgattgatctTCTCAGGTATGTGAACAGGCTGAAGGAGGATGATGAATTGTGTTCTGCAGCGCTGCAGAACGGTCACATGTTCCTGTTCCACCGTCTGTCACCTCTGCTGCAACGCACCCAGCAGGGAACCTTCAGACCAGCAACACTGATCACCTCAGGTACAGAACCCCAGAACCACTGATGGAGAACCTCAGAACGAAAGGTACAGAACCTCACAACCACAGGTGGAGAGCCTTAGAACGACAGATACAGAACCTCAGATGGAAAACCTTAGAATGACAGGTAGAGAACCAAAGAACCATAGATGGAGAACCTCAGAACCACAGGTGGAGAGCGATAGGAGAACCACAGGTAAAGAACCAAAGCTACAGGTGGAGAAGCACAGGTAGAGAACCTAAAGTAGAGAACCAAGAATACAGAAGCTCaggaatgtcagaacagtaagAGAACTTTGAAAACAGAATATCagtaaaaaagagaatgaaaaagacGAGGAGAACCTCAGAGAGAACCAGAACCGGAGGCTCCAACATGCTTCTCCTCTGTATGTTGTGTGTTCCAGACGTGCAGTCGATCCTGGAGAGACTCGGCTCAGAGAGAACCCTGCTGAAGGAGTcggttctgattggctgctctGAACAGAACCAGGTCCAGTTCTGTCTCGACGTCGGTAAGAACACATTGAAACGCTGTGAACTCTGTACAGTTTAGTGAGTCCCTGAATGCACCGCTCCACACTGACTGTGGGTTCTGGTGTTCTGGTCTGTGTTGGGTGTTCTAGGGGAACTGGATCAGGCAGCAGTAGAAGAAGAGTGTGGAGGAACCTTCATCAGTCTGAGGAAGTCCTTCTTTCTTCTGACAGGACGAGACGCTCCTCTAGTGGCCAAGGTGGGTACTACATGTACTACTGTGAGTACTACATGTACTACTGTTAGTACTACTGTGAGTACTACTGTGAGTACTACATGTACTACTGTTAGTACTACTGTTAGTACTACATGTACTACTGTGAGTACTACAACTGCACTGTGTGTAGTACATCTACTGTTGTGTATACAACATCTACTACTTTGTGTACTACAACATTAATATGTGTAGTACCTCTAGTACTGTGTGTACACCTGTTGGTGTAGAATGAAACTTCAGGGTCACTCTAGTTGTCGGGTCCTGACCCGGTTCTGTTCTTCAGGGTCAGGCTCTGCTGCGCTGGCATCAAACCAGCGGATTCTGCAGCGCCACCGGTGAGCCGACCCAACGCAACCAGGCAGGAAGTCAGAGAGTCTGCAGCAGCTCCGGCATCATCTACTATCCCAAGGTAACCACTGTAGACCAGGTCTGAACCGGAGCCAGACCAGCTGTAGACCAGGTCTGAACCGGAGCCAGACCAGCTGTAGACCAGGTCTGAACCGGAGCCAGACCAGCTGTAGACCAGGTCTGAACCGGATCCAAAACATATCCAGACCAGGTCCAAATGGAATCCAATCCAGAACTGACCCAGTACCAAAACCAGATCCAAACGGGATTCAGACTGGATGCAATCCAGATTCTAACCAGGCCTGAACCAGATCCAAACCAGATCTGAAACACCTCCAACCAGCTTGTAACCCTGTTCTTGGTGGTGTGTCTGTAGTTCCAGTCTGGAGCGGACTGGTTTTGACTGGTTTCTCCTGGTTTTCCTCCAGATGTCTCCAGTGGTGATCGTCCTGGTGTCTGATGGGAAACGGTGTTTGTTAGGCCGGCAGTCGTCCTTTCCTCAGGGGATGTACAGCGCTCTGGCCGGCTTCTGTGACATGGGTCAGTCCTACCTGTCTACGGTCCTACCTGTCTACTGTTCTACCTGTCTACGGTTCTACCTGTCTACTGTCCTACCTGTCTACGGTCCTACCTGTCTACGGTTCTACCTGTCTACGGTTCTACCTGTCTACTGTCCTACCTGTCTACTGTCCTACCTGTCTACTGTCCTACCTGTCTACTGTTCTACCTGTCTACTGTCCTACCTGTCTACTGTTCTACCTGTCTACTGTCCTACCTGTCTACGGTCCTACCTGTCTACGGTTCTACCTGTCTACGGTTCTACCTGTCTACGGTCCTACCTGTCTACGGTCCTACCTGTCTACGGTTCTACCTGTCCTACCTGTCTACGGTCCTACCTGTCTACTGTCCTACCTGTCTACGGTTCTACCTGTCTACTGTCCTACCTGTCTACTGTTCTACCTGTCTACTGTCCTACCTGTCTACTGTCCTACCTGTCTACTGTTCTACCTGTCTACTGTTCTACCTGTCTACTGTCCTACCTGTCTACTGTCCTACCTGTCTACTGTTCTACCTGTCTACTGTCCTACCTGTCTACTGTTCTACCTGTCTACTGTCCTACCTGTCTACTGTTCTACCTGTCTACTGTCCTACCTGTCTACTGTTCTACCTGTCTACGGTCCTACCTGTCTACTGTCCTACCTGTCTACTGTCCTACCCGTCTACAGTTCAACCTGTCTACAGTCCTACCTGTCTACTGTTCTACCTGTCTACTGTTCTACCTGTCTGTCCTACCTGTCTACAGTCCTACCTGTCTACTGTCCTACCTGTCTACAGTCCTACCTGTCTACTGTCCTACCTGTCTACTGTCCTACCTGTCTACTGTCCTACCTGTCTACAGTCCTACCTGTCTACTGTCCTACCCGTCTACAGTTCAACCTGTCTACAGTCCTACCTGTCTAATTACCCATCTGTCTCAGCTCACCTGgtttcatgtctgtctgtgggtgTTCCAGGTGAGACCCTGGAGGAGACCCTGAGCAGGGAGGTGGCGGAGGAGGTGGGTCTGGAGGTCCACAGCGTCTCCTACAGCTCCTCTCAGCACTGGCCTTTTCCTCAGAGCTCCTTCATGATGGGCTTCCACGCCTCAGTTAGCCCCGCCCACACTCAGGTGAGCTCTGACACCTTTCAAATTAAAGGTCCATTTACAGGTTTTCACGttcatctttttaaagaaatgaacacGTGTTTCTTTGTATAAACACAGCGTGATGGATATTAATATGTTCTGGAGGTTTGTCCTTTAAGCGGCAGACTACGTGTTTTagaaatcatttaaaagaaCCCATTCATTATTGATGGATTATTGAATGcattttctctttgatttaaggcggtatattatatattatataatatatatatatattatacattatatatatatattatatatatatataatatatataatgttatattatatattatatatatatatatatatattatattatatatattatacattatatatattatatattatatatatatatatacattatatatatatattatatatatataatatatatatccccCTAAATCCTAAACACTGGTCTTTTTATTAAGTTAAGACACTtaagatttgtttgttttgacaatCCCTTAAAACACTTCTGATTAATAATTACTAATTAAGGATGTTGTGAAAGATATTAAAGATTAATGTTTAAATTTGGGAGaaagatgatttattttgtcttttttagaaaaaactgacaaatgaaCTCAACATTCTAATATAAGTTAGGAACCCAGAGATCAGTGCGGACCAGTAGAGGACCGAGCATTGAGCCCTGAGGAACACCACCATGTGGAACACCAGGTGGAACACCAGGTAGAACACCTGGTAGAACACCTGGTAGAACACCTGGTGTACTCAGTCATGTGACCTGTTCTGTTTGTCCTCAGTTGTCCGTGGACCA from Anoplopoma fimbria isolate UVic2021 breed Golden Eagle Sablefish chromosome 5, Afim_UVic_2022, whole genome shotgun sequence carries:
- the rpp30 gene encoding ribonuclease P protein subunit p30, coding for MAVFMDLNVLFSAESSSMRSLIQTAAHLGFSTVAINYVFEPTAKKKQEIPTPTPINDLMTCLCLRQGRSRPIRVLNRLTVVMSDSSHFRPNAAEYRHFDLLAVQPTTEKLFHAACMLYDVDIICISVTEKLPFFFKRAPVNGAVERGVVFEVSYSAALRDSTRRRYTIANAVSLMESCKGKNVILSSAAEKPLELRGPYDITNLALLFGLSDGDAKEAVSSTCRSVVLHGETRKSAGGIISTMKTCSEASSQQGAPPAKRAKPHPTP
- the nudt13 gene encoding nucleoside diphosphate-linked moiety X motif 13 isoform X1 — translated: MLRPLKIARLSTRCCSNFVSRMRYVNRLKEDDELCSAALQNGHMFLFHRLSPLLQRTQQGTFRPATLITSDVQSILERLGSERTLLKESVLIGCSEQNQVQFCLDVGELDQAAVEEECGGTFISLRKSFFLLTGRDAPLVAKGQALLRWHQTSGFCSATGEPTQRNQAGSQRVCSSSGIIYYPKMSPVVIVLVSDGKRCLLGRQSSFPQGMYSALAGFCDMGETLEETLSREVAEEVGLEVHSVSYSSSQHWPFPQSSFMMGFHASVSPAHTQLSVDHTELEDARWFSLEEITSALQVKTPPRRGNPPVLWLPPKHAIGNRLITEWMDRQRRGQGGE
- the nudt13 gene encoding nucleoside diphosphate-linked moiety X motif 13 isoform X2 — protein: MFLFHRLSPLLQRTQQGTFRPATLITSDVQSILERLGSERTLLKESVLIGCSEQNQVQFCLDVGELDQAAVEEECGGTFISLRKSFFLLTGRDAPLVAKGQALLRWHQTSGFCSATGEPTQRNQAGSQRVCSSSGIIYYPKMSPVVIVLVSDGKRCLLGRQSSFPQGMYSALAGFCDMGETLEETLSREVAEEVGLEVHSVSYSSSQHWPFPQSSFMMGFHASVSPAHTQLSVDHTELEDARWFSLEEITSALQVKTPPRRGNPPVLWLPPKHAIGNRLITEWMDRQRRGQGGE